In one window of Candidatus Scalindua sp. DNA:
- the modC gene encoding molybdenum ABC transporter ATP-binding protein, protein MSIEIKLQVKKQDFVLDVDLKIPGRGVTAVFGPSGCGKTTLLRAISGLEQSPGAFLKIGETVWQDHKRVIPTHKRPLGYVFQEASLFPHLNVRRNLEYGVKRVPETECRISLNHAIELLGIEHLLERKPGYLSGGERQRVAIARALAVSPRLLLMDEPLAALDMKSRQEILPYIESLHHELDIPVIYVSHSTDEVARLADYLVLLEAGSVKAAGAISDILTRLDLPLAHGKDAEALIEAAVSGHDEEYHLTYLDSALGRFTVIHKELPLGNTVRLRIAARDVSLTLEHQTNTSIQNIFPATVQEVVPEGKAQVTVCLMMGDVPILASLTRKSSTLLDLKPGKLVYAQVKSVSLLS, encoded by the coding sequence GTGTCAATTGAGATCAAATTACAAGTTAAAAAGCAGGATTTCGTTCTTGATGTAGATCTGAAAATTCCCGGCAGAGGGGTAACGGCTGTCTTCGGTCCATCGGGTTGTGGCAAGACGACACTCCTGCGTGCCATTTCCGGATTGGAGCAGAGCCCTGGTGCATTTTTAAAAATAGGAGAAACAGTTTGGCAGGATCATAAACGGGTTATCCCTACTCATAAACGCCCCCTGGGTTATGTCTTCCAGGAGGCCAGCTTATTCCCCCATCTCAATGTACGGCGTAACCTGGAATATGGTGTTAAGAGAGTACCGGAGACAGAATGCAGGATTTCCCTGAATCATGCCATCGAACTTTTGGGAATCGAGCACCTGCTCGAACGTAAACCCGGTTACCTCTCAGGCGGTGAACGGCAGCGGGTAGCGATCGCCCGGGCACTTGCTGTCAGTCCCAGGCTGTTGCTGATGGATGAGCCACTGGCAGCGCTGGACATGAAAAGCAGACAGGAGATTCTGCCTTATATAGAATCCCTCCATCATGAATTGGATATTCCTGTTATCTATGTAAGCCATTCCACTGATGAAGTTGCACGTCTTGCGGATTACCTGGTGTTACTTGAAGCAGGCAGTGTCAAGGCTGCAGGAGCGATCAGTGATATACTAACCAGGCTTGACCTTCCCCTTGCTCATGGTAAGGACGCCGAAGCGCTTATCGAAGCAGCTGTTTCAGGTCATGACGAGGAGTATCATCTGACGTACCTTGATTCAGCATTGGGGCGTTTTACGGTAATACACAAGGAATTGCCTCTGGGTAATACCGTGAGATTGCGGATCGCCGCACGCGATGTCAGCCTTACCCTCGAACACCAGACCAATACCAGTATACAGAATATATTCCCTGCTACTGTTCAGGAGGTTGTCCCCGAAGGGAAAGCCCAGGTGACCGTATGCCTGATGATGGGAGATGTACCCATATTGGCCTCTCTAACACGCAAATCCTCCACTTTACTCGATTTGAAACCCGGTAAATTAGTATACGCTCAAGTCAAAAGTGTCTCCTTACTCTCCTGA
- a CDS encoding phosphate ABC transporter substrate-binding protein: MAVLTRAILVISCCASCMAGASFTSEADGVDVYIKHYNKVGGVSGNLNSMGSDTTNNLMTFWAEGFNRLYPGVKVQIEGKGSSTAPPALISGTAQIGPMSRAMTSTEVDKFENKFGYKPTQIRTALDALTIYVNKDNPLPGLNFAQVDAVFSITRKGEYKEDITTWGQLGLKGDYEKRPISLYGRNSASGTYGYFKEKALFKGDYKSTVKEQPGSASVVQGITEDRFGIGYSGIGYITSGVRAVPLAKKKGDDYKAAEIKNVLNGSYPLARFLYIYINKKPGQPLDPLVLEFVKYILSKEGQEVIAKDGYISLPASVLKEELRKIE, from the coding sequence ATGGCTGTTTTAACGAGAGCAATTTTGGTAATATCCTGCTGTGCTTCATGCATGGCTGGTGCATCTTTTACGAGTGAAGCTGATGGTGTAGATGTCTATATCAAGCACTATAACAAGGTTGGAGGTGTCTCAGGAAATTTAAATAGCATGGGTTCCGATACTACCAACAACCTCATGACATTCTGGGCTGAGGGGTTTAACAGGTTGTATCCAGGTGTAAAAGTTCAGATAGAGGGCAAGGGGTCCTCAACTGCACCTCCAGCCTTAATATCAGGAACAGCCCAGATTGGTCCGATGAGCAGGGCAATGACGTCAACCGAAGTTGACAAATTTGAAAACAAATTTGGTTATAAACCAACGCAGATCCGGACGGCACTTGATGCCCTGACAATCTATGTTAATAAGGATAATCCTCTTCCCGGTCTTAATTTTGCCCAGGTTGATGCTGTCTTCTCAATAACCCGGAAAGGTGAATATAAAGAGGATATAACAACATGGGGACAACTTGGTTTGAAAGGTGATTATGAAAAAAGACCGATAAGTCTCTATGGCCGTAATTCTGCATCGGGGACATATGGATACTTTAAGGAAAAGGCCCTTTTTAAAGGAGACTACAAGAGTACGGTGAAAGAGCAGCCTGGTTCAGCTTCTGTTGTGCAGGGCATTACCGAGGATCGGTTTGGTATTGGTTACAGCGGCATTGGCTACATAACATCCGGTGTACGTGCCGTTCCCCTTGCTAAAAAAAAGGGTGATGACTACAAGGCGGCAGAAATCAAAAACGTCTTAAATGGTTCATATCCCCTGGCAAGGTTTCTTTATATATATATTAATAAAAAACCCGGTCAACCACTTGATCCTCTGGTATTGGAATTTGTGAAATATATCTTGAGTAAAGAGGGCCAGGAAGTGATTGCAAAAGATGGTTATATCTCCCTGCCTGCATCAGTTCTCAAGGAGGAACTGAGAAAAATTGAGTAA
- a CDS encoding SulP family inorganic anion transporter, with amino-acid sequence MADMKRGIMRFEIFSHLKQDISASIIVLFVALPLCLGIALASGAPLFSGLIAGIIGGIVVGSISDSSHGVSGPAAGLAVIILDALAKVGSFETFLLAVAIGGVIQIILGLARAGVIGYFFPSAVIKGMLSGIGIIIILKQIPHALGLDKEWMGSDSFVLKEGENTFTLLWQILDQLTPGAVLIAAISMSILLLWELYLTKKYNIFKLIQGPIVVVAAAICCQFITKSYFPQYTLGPEHLVSVPVAGSISSFFNLFTFPDFGQLGNKEVYILAVTIAIIASLETLLSVEATDKLDPHKRITSTNRELIAQGTGNILCGMIGGLPITQVIVRSSANVQAGSRTKLSTILHGFFLLICVGFIPVILNMIPLSALACILLLVGYKLSKPSLFVQIYRLGWNQFLPFTVTILGIVFVDLLVGLGLGCCVGTVVVLIRNYRNSHFLHMETGAREKQMRITLAEDVNFLNKGAIIKELAGIPKGTLLTIDLSKCYSIDYDVREAIEDFMVSAQSRGISVKLLRNPVSTGDREKIYSGKLDKWVFALPR; translated from the coding sequence ATGGCTGATATGAAAAGAGGAATAATGAGATTTGAAATTTTTTCTCATCTGAAACAAGACATTTCAGCAAGTATTATCGTACTGTTTGTAGCGTTGCCGCTTTGTCTCGGAATCGCATTGGCAAGCGGAGCACCTCTGTTTTCAGGCCTTATCGCGGGAATAATCGGAGGGATAGTTGTAGGTTCCATAAGTGACTCCTCGCATGGAGTCAGCGGTCCGGCGGCAGGCCTTGCGGTAATTATCCTGGATGCGCTGGCTAAGGTCGGCTCTTTCGAAACATTTCTGCTTGCAGTTGCTATTGGAGGAGTGATACAGATAATACTTGGTCTAGCGAGAGCAGGTGTTATCGGGTATTTTTTTCCCTCCGCCGTCATAAAGGGAATGCTCTCAGGCATTGGCATCATCATCATCCTGAAACAGATACCCCATGCGCTTGGATTAGACAAAGAGTGGATGGGTAGTGATTCTTTTGTCTTGAAGGAAGGTGAAAACACATTTACCTTACTATGGCAGATTCTTGATCAATTAACACCCGGGGCAGTATTAATCGCTGCGATTTCAATGTCGATTCTGCTCTTGTGGGAGCTGTATCTGACGAAGAAATATAATATTTTTAAATTAATACAGGGACCCATAGTTGTGGTAGCCGCTGCTATCTGCTGCCAGTTTATAACAAAAAGTTATTTCCCTCAATATACCTTAGGTCCGGAACACCTGGTAAGTGTGCCGGTTGCAGGCAGTATCTCATCATTTTTCAACCTGTTTACCTTTCCTGATTTCGGTCAACTGGGCAATAAAGAAGTGTATATTTTAGCTGTTACCATTGCGATTATCGCGAGCCTTGAAACACTTTTAAGTGTGGAGGCTACTGACAAACTGGATCCCCACAAGAGAATCACCTCAACCAACCGTGAGTTAATTGCTCAAGGTACCGGAAACATATTGTGCGGAATGATTGGCGGGCTGCCGATTACACAGGTAATCGTTCGAAGTTCCGCCAATGTTCAAGCCGGTTCCAGAACCAAACTATCTACGATACTCCATGGTTTTTTCCTGCTGATCTGTGTAGGGTTTATTCCGGTTATTCTTAATATGATACCGTTATCCGCTCTTGCATGTATTTTATTACTGGTAGGGTATAAATTGTCTAAACCTTCTCTGTTTGTACAGATATATAGACTGGGATGGAACCAGTTTCTACCTTTTACCGTTACTATTCTTGGTATAGTATTTGTCGATCTGCTGGTAGGGCTCGGTCTTGGGTGCTGTGTAGGTACTGTTGTGGTCCTAATCCGTAACTACAGAAATTCTCACTTTCTGCATATGGAAACAGGGGCTAGAGAAAAACAAATGAGAATAACCCTGGCTGAAGACGTTAACTTTTTAAATAAAGGAGCAATTATAAAAGAATTGGCCGGTATACCCAAAGGAACACTCCTGACTATTGATCTGAGTAAATGCTACAGTATTGATTACGATGTGAGGGAGGCTATAGAAGATTTTATGGTTTCAGCACAGAGCAGGGGCATCAGTGTCAAACTGCTGCGCAACCCGGTTAGCACTGGGGACAGAGAGAAGATTTACTCTGGAAAGCTTGATAAATGGGTCTTTGCCCTTCCAAGGTAA
- the modB gene encoding molybdate ABC transporter permease subunit: MILSKPDFMALAITFKLAGVTTLTLLLFGTPLAWWLSRTRWRFKFLLEAVVALPLVLPPTVLGFYLLVTLGPHGLIGSIFQFFGGNPPAFTFTGLVIGSVLYSLPFVVQPLQNAFTAVGNRSLEVAATLRASPVDRFFTVAIPLARPGFITAAVLGFAHTLGEFGVVLMIGGNIPGNTQVLSIAIYDHVEMLEYSHAHWLSGGLLLLSFSMMLTVYALNRRFRVVQL; encoded by the coding sequence ATGATACTCAGTAAGCCTGATTTTATGGCCCTTGCCATTACATTCAAACTGGCGGGGGTTACTACGCTGACCCTCCTCCTGTTTGGAACACCGCTGGCCTGGTGGCTGTCCCGTACCCGATGGCGTTTCAAGTTTCTGCTGGAAGCTGTAGTGGCTCTCCCGTTAGTTCTGCCGCCTACAGTACTCGGTTTTTATCTGCTGGTGACACTTGGCCCTCACGGATTAATAGGATCTATATTTCAGTTCTTCGGTGGCAACCCGCCAGCCTTTACTTTCACCGGCCTGGTCATCGGTTCGGTTCTCTATTCATTACCCTTTGTGGTGCAACCGCTGCAAAACGCTTTTACTGCTGTCGGAAACCGTTCACTTGAAGTAGCCGCTACACTGCGAGCTTCACCGGTGGACCGTTTTTTTACGGTGGCTATTCCATTGGCCCGTCCCGGGTTTATTACCGCCGCCGTGCTTGGATTTGCCCATACCCTGGGTGAATTTGGAGTTGTACTGATGATTGGAGGAAACATACCGGGAAATACTCAGGTCCTTTCCATTGCCATTTACGATCATGTTGAAATGCTCGAATACAGTCATGCTCACTGGTTGTCAGGCGGGCTCCTGTTACTCTCCTTTTCCATGATGCTGACAGTGTATGCCCTTAATCGGCGTTTCAGGGTAGTCCAACTGTGA
- a CDS encoding OprO/OprP family phosphate-selective porin yields the protein MRRYFIPFLLLVSFIVIQPIPGLSAVETGQDDLRLQLKRMEEVIKSQQAMLEALKVTVESQKNAAQSSSAAQDKVIGERIKAYLHREQAEGNLAQLLRPPVEVGYKEGFYFQTSDHRFSMRMTGRLQMRYGYEDRDAADDDSSYMLRRARLKWDGYAYGHFKYKIELALRSTGTKSTDSADGDMAKAVELFDWWAEYGKYSYANIRFGQWKVPFNRQRVVSSSVLQLIDRSLAQDVFTMDRQIGAQISGKVHNRQLEYYLGMFNGNGRNESSNGDTEHMYIARLSWSNPGGYGKGIEEQEADVAWSEKPLYHISAAISFDSASDLRLTLKDGSSYSAKEVDWTNIVGEYGLKYKGFSTNAEFYWSKAHNIGDEEIANRGFFVQGGYFVIPHLFEVAGRYSYVDYDDQLKDDSLKEVALGLNWYFEGSHNNKLQFNYINVNEGLPGADVNDKFYRLQYQIAF from the coding sequence TTGAGAAGGTATTTTATTCCATTTTTATTACTGGTAAGTTTCATAGTCATACAACCGATACCGGGGCTTTCTGCCGTGGAGACAGGGCAGGATGATCTGCGCCTACAATTGAAGCGGATGGAGGAGGTGATAAAGAGCCAGCAGGCAATGCTTGAGGCACTGAAGGTCACAGTTGAATCGCAGAAAAATGCCGCACAATCCTCCTCTGCTGCTCAGGATAAAGTAATAGGAGAAAGAATCAAAGCGTATCTGCACAGAGAACAGGCCGAGGGAAATCTGGCTCAATTGCTGAGACCTCCTGTTGAGGTAGGTTATAAAGAGGGGTTCTACTTCCAGACATCTGATCATAGATTCAGCATGAGGATGACCGGCAGACTCCAGATGCGATACGGGTATGAGGATCGTGATGCTGCGGACGATGACAGCTCATACATGCTCCGACGTGCCCGATTGAAGTGGGACGGTTATGCCTATGGCCATTTTAAATATAAAATTGAGCTGGCCCTCAGGTCTACCGGCACCAAAAGCACAGACTCCGCTGATGGAGACATGGCGAAAGCGGTCGAGTTGTTCGACTGGTGGGCAGAATATGGAAAATACAGTTATGCAAATATTCGATTCGGGCAGTGGAAGGTGCCGTTTAACCGTCAGCGTGTGGTCTCTTCATCAGTATTGCAGTTAATTGACCGCTCTTTAGCGCAGGATGTGTTCACCATGGATCGGCAGATCGGTGCACAGATCTCCGGAAAGGTGCATAACAGACAACTGGAGTATTACCTGGGTATGTTTAATGGTAATGGGAGGAATGAGAGCTCAAATGGAGATACCGAACACATGTATATCGCACGGTTATCCTGGAGCAATCCCGGTGGGTATGGGAAGGGAATCGAAGAACAGGAAGCTGACGTTGCCTGGTCAGAAAAACCACTCTACCATATCTCAGCGGCAATCTCATTTGACAGCGCTTCTGATCTGCGATTGACTCTCAAAGACGGCAGCAGCTATTCCGCGAAGGAGGTCGACTGGACTAATATTGTGGGTGAATATGGACTGAAATATAAGGGTTTTTCCACAAATGCCGAGTTTTACTGGAGCAAGGCCCATAATATAGGTGACGAAGAGATAGCAAACAGGGGTTTTTTTGTTCAGGGAGGATACTTTGTCATACCGCACCTGTTTGAGGTTGCAGGGCGTTATTCGTATGTTGATTATGATGATCAATTGAAAGATGACTCCCTGAAGGAAGTCGCACTTGGCCTCAACTGGTATTTTGAGGGTAGTCATAACAATAAACTCCAGTTTAACTACATTAACGTCAATGAGGGGCTCCCGGGAGCAGATGTAAACGACAAGTTTTACCGTCTTCAGTACCAGATAGCATTTTAG
- the modA gene encoding molybdate ABC transporter substrate-binding protein gives MKQLVYVFTFAAAVFLFGSGEAAADEIRVAVASNFTHAIKNIAERFTDKTGHKVVLIFGSTGKHYAQIKNGAPFDAFFAADVWRPELLEKEGVALPGSRFTYAVGKVVLWSPGMGYVDSAGKVLEQGGFRYLAIANPKLAPYGKAAQEVLQARKVWDALQGNIVRGENIGQTFQFVKSGNAELGFVAYSQIKKPGHPVEGSFWDIPQSLYTPIEQQAVLLKENNTVQAFLRFVKSEKSRNLIREHGYSVP, from the coding sequence ATGAAGCAGTTAGTATATGTTTTTACGTTTGCAGCTGCAGTATTCCTGTTCGGATCGGGGGAGGCGGCAGCCGATGAAATTCGAGTAGCGGTGGCCAGTAATTTTACCCACGCTATTAAGAATATTGCTGAACGTTTTACCGATAAAACAGGTCATAAGGTTGTCTTGATATTCGGTTCAACAGGAAAACACTACGCCCAGATTAAAAATGGTGCACCCTTCGATGCTTTTTTTGCCGCTGATGTCTGGCGACCGGAATTGTTGGAGAAAGAGGGGGTGGCTCTCCCCGGAAGCCGGTTTACCTATGCTGTGGGTAAGGTTGTTCTCTGGAGTCCCGGGATGGGTTATGTTGATTCAGCAGGAAAAGTTCTGGAACAGGGGGGATTCCGCTACCTGGCTATAGCCAACCCGAAGCTTGCTCCCTACGGTAAGGCTGCCCAGGAGGTCTTACAGGCACGAAAAGTCTGGGACGCATTGCAGGGGAACATTGTCCGTGGAGAGAATATCGGTCAGACTTTCCAGTTCGTCAAGAGTGGTAATGCTGAATTAGGATTTGTGGCTTACTCACAGATAAAAAAGCCGGGTCATCCTGTTGAGGGTTCTTTCTGGGACATACCTCAATCACTCTATACCCCCATCGAACAGCAGGCGGTTTTGTTGAAAGAGAATAATACCGTACAGGCTTTTCTCAGGTTTGTAAAAAGTGAAAAATCACGCAATCTTATTCGTGAACATGGGTATAGTGTACCATGA
- a CDS encoding LysR family transcriptional regulator, protein MERIREHGSISAAARSMEMSYRHAWKLVESMNRQSRHPVVEKRAGGLCGGGARLTKAGDQAIDCFWSAYGGFREFLHERSRKLDL, encoded by the coding sequence TTGGAACGGATCCGCGAACACGGCTCTATCAGTGCGGCTGCCCGCTCCATGGAAATGTCTTATCGCCATGCCTGGAAACTGGTGGAATCGATGAACCGCCAAAGCCGTCATCCTGTGGTGGAAAAGAGAGCGGGGGGACTTTGCGGGGGAGGAGCCAGACTGACGAAGGCGGGGGACCAGGCAATCGATTGTTTCTGGTCTGCTTACGGCGGCTTCAGGGAATTTTTACATGAGCGTTCACGGAAACTTGATCTCTAG
- the can gene encoding carbonate dehydratase codes for MKTLKHLFDRNRKWASKIKETDPDFFSELANQQTPEYLWIGCSDSRVPSNQIIDLLPGQIFVHRNIANLVIHTDLSCLSVVQYAVDVLKVKHIIVCGHYGCGGIKASMDDHQHGLIDNWLRHIKDVYRIYKEQVDSVEREEEKLNLLCELNVIEQVNNICHTTFVKNAWESAQELTIHGWVYNLGNGLLKDLDACVSSRQEEIARFHVK; via the coding sequence ATGAAGACATTAAAGCATCTTTTTGATAGAAACAGGAAGTGGGCAAGCAAGATAAAGGAAACCGATCCTGATTTCTTCTCAGAACTCGCTAATCAACAAACCCCTGAATACTTGTGGATCGGTTGTTCTGACAGCCGTGTGCCGTCAAATCAGATTATTGACCTGTTACCTGGTCAAATCTTTGTACACCGTAATATCGCCAATCTCGTAATCCATACCGACCTGAGCTGTTTGTCAGTTGTGCAATACGCGGTAGATGTATTAAAGGTGAAACATATTATCGTTTGCGGCCATTACGGGTGCGGAGGCATTAAAGCCTCCATGGATGATCATCAACATGGATTGATTGACAACTGGCTCCGGCACATCAAAGATGTATACCGCATTTATAAAGAGCAGGTTGATTCGGTTGAAAGGGAAGAAGAAAAATTAAACCTGCTGTGCGAGCTCAATGTAATTGAACAGGTCAACAATATATGCCACACAACATTTGTTAAGAATGCGTGGGAATCTGCACAGGAGTTAACGATTCATGGCTGGGTGTATAATCTTGGAAACGGCCTCTTAAAGGATCTGGATGCCTGCGTATCAAGTAGACAAGAAGAGATAGCCAGGTTTCATGTAAAGTGA
- a CDS encoding porin: MRMYIVSFLFLLSFLILKPISALSAQENELNDLRVQLNELEEIIKSQQKIVETLKEKIESKEETNHLHGHQLDEGEIEQVIDNYLMKQETRKRMVKAGLIPKFQVYWDQGLRFRSEDGNFDLNVGGRIQNDWGWFKENDDIKRTIGDQVDGTELRRARFCMGGSIYKNVGYKIELEYAGGNANFTDVFMELHKIPVLGNFRVGHMKEPFGLEWMYSSNHMTFLERGLNFAFIPGRNIGFTAYNHALKERITWSAGIFRSTDTFGNGQGDRSTEGGYSFTGRLTAVPWYENNGRKLVHTGISCSYQNAFENSFRFSSRPEINLADKFVDTGNIAAESANLFNPEIAFVYGPFSFQAEYTYADIDRERSADNDLRFTGFYAYGSYYLTGENREYRREGGVFGRVKPNKNFQWGSREGKGAVELAARYSELDLNDEGIEGGRLQDITAGINWYLNPNTRVTLNYVHASVDRRIGGLRLDNDNADMLAMRFYVDF; the protein is encoded by the coding sequence ATGAGAATGTATATCGTTTCATTTTTATTCCTGCTCAGTTTTTTAATTTTAAAACCGATATCAGCATTGTCGGCACAGGAGAACGAACTGAATGACTTACGAGTGCAGCTGAATGAGTTGGAAGAGATTATTAAGAGTCAGCAGAAAATAGTTGAGACACTGAAGGAAAAGATCGAATCAAAAGAAGAGACTAACCATCTTCATGGCCATCAATTGGATGAAGGTGAAATCGAACAGGTAATTGATAATTACCTTATGAAGCAGGAAACCAGGAAAAGGATGGTGAAGGCTGGTCTTATCCCCAAATTCCAGGTATATTGGGATCAAGGCTTGCGATTCAGGTCTGAAGATGGTAATTTCGATCTCAATGTCGGAGGCAGAATACAGAATGACTGGGGTTGGTTTAAGGAAAATGATGATATCAAGAGAACAATCGGAGATCAGGTTGACGGTACTGAATTACGCAGAGCTCGATTCTGTATGGGGGGTAGTATATACAAAAATGTTGGATACAAGATAGAACTTGAATATGCCGGTGGAAACGCGAATTTTACCGATGTTTTTATGGAATTACATAAGATTCCTGTCCTGGGCAATTTCAGGGTGGGCCACATGAAAGAACCATTCGGCCTGGAGTGGATGTATTCTAGCAATCACATGACATTTCTGGAACGAGGCCTGAATTTTGCTTTTATACCAGGGAGAAATATTGGATTTACCGCATATAACCATGCATTGAAAGAACGTATCACCTGGTCAGCTGGCATATTCCGGAGTACTGACACTTTTGGTAATGGTCAAGGAGATAGAAGTACTGAAGGTGGCTATAGTTTTACCGGAAGGCTTACAGCAGTACCATGGTATGAGAACAATGGAAGAAAACTGGTTCATACCGGCATTTCCTGCAGTTATCAAAACGCCTTTGAAAACAGTTTCAGGTTTAGTTCCAGACCTGAGATAAATCTGGCAGATAAATTTGTAGATACCGGTAACATTGCCGCAGAATCTGCAAACCTCTTTAACCCGGAAATAGCTTTTGTCTATGGTCCTTTTTCTTTTCAGGCTGAATATACCTATGCTGATATAGACCGTGAAAGAAGCGCTGACAATGATCTCAGATTTACCGGATTTTATGCATACGGTAGTTATTATTTAACGGGTGAAAACAGAGAATACAGGAGGGAGGGAGGTGTATTTGGTCGCGTAAAACCAAATAAAAATTTTCAGTGGGGAAGTAGAGAAGGGAAGGGCGCAGTCGAATTGGCGGCACGATATTCAGAACTTGACTTGAATGACGAAGGTATTGAAGGGGGCAGGCTCCAGGATATCACTGCCGGTATAAACTGGTATCTGAATCCCAATACACGGGTTACGTTGAATTATGTGCATGCAAGTGTTGACAGGCGTATTGGTGGTCTCCGTCTTGATAATGACAATGCAGACATGCTGGCTATGCGTTTTTATGTTGATTTCTAG